From Silene latifolia isolate original U9 population unplaced genomic scaffold, ASM4854445v1 scaffold_75, whole genome shotgun sequence, one genomic window encodes:
- the LOC141640288 gene encoding protein FAR1-RELATED SEQUENCE 5-like has protein sequence MWHILKKLPEKVGPVICKDTEFLKKIKRCVWSEVVEPPEFEERWTTIVESHGLSDNEWLKEKYNIRNMWVPAYFRDLFLGGLMRTTSRSESENHFFSNFTNPNLTLVEFWMRFESAMDAQRWTHSKLVAQSKNSFPQLSTPLALEKHASEIYTPTIFGEFQKEVEVACYSCGVGDKEKDKTYPILYTDIIDQVQNKTYKVGFKKDDVSVVCTCKKFKRHGMLWRHALCVFKDRGIQKVPSDYLLSRWSKLATCQPIVGPNGQLLA, from the coding sequence atgtggcacatactTAAAAAGTTGCCTGAGAAAGTAGGGCCTGTAATATGTAAAGATACTGAGTTCCTGAAGAAGATAAAGCGATGTGTTTGGAGCGAAGTTGTGGAGCCGCCTGAATTTGAGGAAAGGTGGACAACAATAGTTGAATCTCATGGGTTGTCGGATAACGAGTGGCTTAAGGAGAAGTACAACATTAGAAATATGTGGGTTCCAGCTTACTTTCGTGATCTGTTTTTAGGAGGCTTGATGAGAACGACCTCCAGGTCAGAGTCAGAAAACCACTTTTTCAGCAACTTCACTAATCCTAATTTAACCCTAGTTgagttttggatgagatttgagagtgcaaTGGATGCTCAAAGATGGACTCATTCGAAACTTGTTGCACAATCAAAAAACTCCTTCCCCCAGTTGTCGACTCCATTAGccctagaaaagcatgcatcAGAAATCTACACTCCAACAATTTTCGGCGAGTTTCAAAAGGAAGTCGAAGTAGCTTGCTATTCATGTGGTGTTGgggataaagaaaaagataaaaccTATCCAATTCTATACACAGATATCATAGATCAAGTTCAAAATAAAACGTATAAGGTTGGTTTTAAGAAGGATGATGTTTCAGTGGTATGCACATGCAAGAAGTTTAAAAGACATGGAATGCTTTGGCGACATGCTCTGTGTGTCTTTAAAGATCGGGGAATTCAGAAAGTTCCAAGTGACTACCTGCTTAGTCGGTGGAGCAAACTAGCAACCTGCCAGCCAATCGTCGGCCCTAATGGCCAGTTGCTTGCTTGA
- the LOC141640289 gene encoding uncharacterized protein LOC141640289 — MDVQKNKVGELWSELFTCVALVEQSPGHCDELLRILREFKERVKITPDESGNTGIAKVKDKNAEIGMLLGTNIPSEIKVLPPRQCKNKGTGERLISQRERAGEVNKKALRKCRACGEMANHDSRNCDRRTTDNE; from the coding sequence ATGGATGTACAGAAAAACAAAGTTGGCGAGTTATGGTCAGAGTTGTTTACTTGTGTGGCACTTGTTGAACAGAGTCCTGGGCATTGTGATGAGTTGCTTAGAATTTTGCGTGAGTTCAAGGAAAGGGTAAAAATTACCCCTGATGAAAGTGGAAATACTGGTATTGCAAAGGTAAAGGACAAGAATGCTGAAATTGGGATGCTTTTAGGAACAAACATTCCTAGTGAGATTAAGGTTTTGCCTCCAAGACAGTGCAAAAATAAAGGCACAGGAGAAAGGCTGATCTCACAAAGAGAACGAGCTGGGGAAGTGAACAAGAAAGCGCTAAGAAAATGCAGGGCCTGTGGGGAGATGGCGAACCACGACAGTAGAAATTGTGACCGAAGGACAACCGACAATGAGTAG